ATCATTGGGTAATTTCTAACCTCAACAACTTCCTTATTTAATCTTAAGTATCGATCATTAATTAATGGTGTAACCGTAATTATTCCTGTCATTCGTCTAGAAATAAAGTTCTCATATTTCTCAGCGATAATTGACAACGATTTTTTTACTATTGTTGGAATATAGGCCTTCGCTAAAATTTGACGTGGCAAATCTTCATGAACATCATAAATCACCTTTTTTCCTTTATTTACCAGTAACCAGCCAACCACCAAAAGTTCAGGATCATGGATATGAAACAATTCAGCATTAATCCCCAACGCTTTTCTATATATTTTTTCACCAATGCTCAAAACGCGTTGAACACGATTTTTATACCCCCCCACATCGTAAATTTTAACCCCGTTTTTCACTTCATCCCCCTTTCCATCTGCAACGATCAGGTTAACATCATATCCAGCATTATACAAACTCTGACACTCCTTATAAAAGATTCTCATATCATATCGCCTGTGAACTGAGGTTAAATGACACACCTTTCTATCATGTCGAGCTATCATATTAAATACGATTGTAACTAATTTACATAGTCAGATTTTTACACTTAAAACAATTAAAATCAAGTCATTACTCTCAATTCATCCCCTGACTCCAATTGTTGTTTATTCTGACATTTTTCCTCATAGATTATTGCATTACCTAATGCAAGAAAACAGCCTATCAGGCCAAAAATGTCTTTGCTATTACTTAAATAAAGAGAAACGAAGGCTGTTAAAAAGAAGTAAACAATAATCAATCCAAACCTCAAGATTAAGTCTTTTAACTGTAAATCACCTGTTTGCCTGATAATCATTATCATAAAACGAAAGGTAAAAACAAAGAACAAAATCATTAAAAGCATACCCACTATACCTGTTTCAAATCCCATTTCCAGAAATAAATTATGAGGCGAATCAATAATATCCTTACCCTTCATTTCTTTTGCAAATGAGCCAAAGCCAGTTCCTAAAAAAGGTCTCTGAAAAATCATATCTATACTTTTCTGCTGATAATAGACTCGATTATCAAAAGAACGGTTTCCGCGCACTGAGCTAATACTCTCAAAGCGATCAAACAATCTTTCACTTCCTTTCCATGAAAAAAAACCCGTACCTGCAATTACTGCTAGAGTGTAAAACAAAACCATCTTTTTTATGCTGGTTATGTACTTAACAGAATAGTAAACGATCATTATTAAGGAACCAAATAGAATTGGGCTCCTAGCCCCCAAAACTATCATTGAAGTAAACAGCAATACTTTAAACAGGATTGCCGGAAGTTTATTATTAGGAAGGTTCAGGACTAAAGCGCTGCAAAGGAAGATCGACAAAAACAAATAATTAGGTACTGTACTTTCATCAGATTTTTCAATGATAATGAACATATCCATTTTATTTGTAATAAATGCCCATATTACCAGTAGCGCCCCGATTAGTGCACATGTGTTATAGATTGGAATGAAAAACCTTAAATCTTTTTTTTCTCTTATGAAAAGGAATGGGATAAAGAATAATAAAAAGGCCAAAATGGTTTTTTCAAACTTATGCTTGTAAATCTCTGGAGAAGAAGTGTAGATGCACGAAAATACTATCCATAACAATACCAACACAACGGTAAATAATATACTTT
Above is a window of Solitalea lacus DNA encoding:
- a CDS encoding O-antigen ligase family protein, whose product is MLSNNLRILLFTCFYILTLKSGYVKWIPIWFIEPVYVGILGLGLLFFLTPRIIPVSRTIQSILFTVVLVLLWIVFSCIYTSSPEIYKHKFEKTILAFLLFFIPFLFIREKKDLRFFIPIYNTCALIGALLVIWAFITNKMDMFIIIEKSDESTVPNYLFLSIFLCSALVLNLPNNKLPAILFKVLLFTSMIVLGARSPILFGSLIMIVYYSVKYITSIKKMVLFYTLAVIAGTGFFSWKGSERLFDRFESISSVRGNRSFDNRVYYQQKSIDMIFQRPFLGTGFGSFAKEMKGKDIIDSPHNLFLEMGFETGIVGMLLMILFFVFTFRFMIMIIRQTGDLQLKDLILRFGLIIVYFFLTAFVSLYLSNSKDIFGLIGCFLALGNAIIYEEKCQNKQQLESGDELRVMT